A portion of the Pogoniulus pusillus isolate bPogPus1 chromosome 6, bPogPus1.pri, whole genome shotgun sequence genome contains these proteins:
- the LOC135175839 gene encoding dnaJ homolog subfamily B member 13-like, with product MGRDHYAVLGLGRGASLADIRAAYQQLALKNHPLRCRQPWAPERFRQLAEAYDVLSDPMKRGIYDRFGEEGLKGGIPLELGGDNPWSLGYVFHNNPDKVFREFFGGDNPFAEFLAEDGSELILPFGGLRGRGAVKQDPPIIRDLCLGLEDLFYGCTKKIKISHRVMNEDGQTSTIRDKILSIDVQPGWGQGTRITFEKEGDQGPNLIPADITFVVQEKAHPRFKRVKDNLIYVATIPLGKALVGCSVEVRTLDGRLLNIPINDIVDPKYCKVVPGEGMPLLQDPQRKGDLLIYFNICFPKQLSPQKKMLLKSALLP from the exons ATGGGCCGGGATCACTACgcggtgctggggctgggccgCGGCGCCTCGCTCGCCGACATCAGAGCGGC CTACCAGCAGCTGGCCTTGAAGAACCATCCCTTGAGAtgcaggcagccctgggctcCAGAGAGgttcaggcagctggcagaggcctACGATGTCCTCAGCGACC CCATGAAGAGAGGCATCTACGACAGGTTTGGAGAGGAGGGGCTGAAAGGTGGCATCCCCTTGGAGCTTGGTGGAGACAACCCCTGGTCCCTGGGCTACGTCTTCCACAACAACCCTGACAAGGTCTTCAGGGAGTTCTTTGGTGGAGACAATCCCTTTGCAG AGTTCTTGGCTGAGGATGGCTCAGAGCTGATCCTGCCCTTTGGGGGGCTGCGAGGACGAGGAGCTGTGAAGCAGGACCCCCCCATCATCAGGGACCTCTGCCTGGGCCTTGAAGACCTCTTCTATGGCTGCACCAAGAAGATTAAGATCTCCCACAGG GTGATGAATGAAGATGGTCAGACCAGCACCATCCGAGATAAGATCCTGAGCATCGATGTGCAGCCAGGGTGGGGGCAGGGCACCAGGATCACCTTTGAGAAGGAAGGGGATCAG GGCCCAAACCTGATCCCAGCTGACATCACCTTCGTTGTGCAAGAGAAAGCCCACCCAAGGTTCAAGAGGGTCAAGGACAACCTCATCTATGTTGCCACCATCCCCTTGGGGAAG GCGCTGGTTGGCTGCAGCGTGGAGGTGAGGACCCTGGATGGGAGGTTGCTCAACATCCCCATCAACGACATCGTGGA CCCCAAGTACTGtaaagtggtgccaggggaggggatGCCACTGCTCCAGGACCCCCAGCGCAAGGGTGACCTCCTCATCTACTTCAACATCTGCTTTCCCAAGCAGCTCAGCCCTCAGAAGAAGATGCTCCTGAAAAGTGCTCTCCTGCCCTag
- the LOC135176432 gene encoding putative mitochondrial transporter UCP3 isoform X3, with translation MVGLKPPEVPPPPAAKFLCAGTAACIADLCTFPLDTAKVRLQIQGEVRVPRSSSAVQYRGVLGSLLMLWSVGEHVRWSAMGR, from the exons ATGGTGGGTCTGAAGCCCCCCGAGGTGCCCCCCCCGCCCGCCGCCAAGTTCCTCTGCGCCGGCACCGCTGCCTGCATCGCAGatctctgcaccttccccctggaCACCGCCAAAGTGCGGCTGCAG ATCCAAGGCGAGGTGCGGGTCCCGCGGAGCTCCAGCGCGGTGCAGTACCGAGGGGTGCTGGGGTCTTTATTGATGCTCTGGAGTGTCGgagaacacgttcggtggagcgctatgggacgatga
- the LOC135176432 gene encoding uncharacterized protein LOC135176432 isoform X2, which yields MLLPPAGCWWSGAGPPAGFAGGWPRAGAPPARPRCPRLKCQPGAASGCHPMPAGSGACPRGYIRSTEPERRGGDGCGQQELRRCRRSLSSFLHRHHGGSEAPRGAPPARRQVPLRRHRCLHRRSLHLPPGHRQSAAAASSPPSCA from the exons AtgctgctgcccccagctgggtgctggtggtCTGGGGCAGGACCCCCCGCGGGCTTTGCTGGGGGGTGGCCGAGGGCTGGAGCGCCGCCAGCTCGTCCCAGGTGCCCGCGGCTCAAGTGCCAGCCGGGAGCTGCCTCTGGCTGTCACCCGATGCCCGCCGGCTCCGGAGCCTGCCCCCGGGGCTATATAAGGAGCACGGAGCCGGAGCGGAGGGGAGGGGACGGCtgcgggcagcaggagctgaggcggTGCCGGAGGTCGCTGAG ctccttcctccaccGCCACCATGGTGGGTCTGAAGCCCCCCGAGGTGCCCCCCCCGCCCGCCGCCAAGTTCCTCTGCGCCGGCACCGCTGCCTGCATCGCAGatctctgcaccttccccctggaCACCGCCAAAGTGCGGCTGCAG CTTCATCCCCTCCTTCCTGCGCCTGA
- the LOC135176432 gene encoding uncharacterized protein LOC135176432 isoform X1: MLLPPAGCWWSGAGPPAGFAGGWPRAGAPPARPRCPRLKCQPGAASGCHPMPAGSGACPRGYIRSTEPERRGGDGCGQQELRRCRRSLSSFLHRHHGGSEAPRGAPPARRQVPLRRHRCLHRRSLHLPPGHRQSAAADPRRGAGPAELQRGAVPRGAGVFIDALECRRTRSVERYGTMTLWSPIWLEGQVHFVSVIQ; encoded by the exons AtgctgctgcccccagctgggtgctggtggtCTGGGGCAGGACCCCCCGCGGGCTTTGCTGGGGGGTGGCCGAGGGCTGGAGCGCCGCCAGCTCGTCCCAGGTGCCCGCGGCTCAAGTGCCAGCCGGGAGCTGCCTCTGGCTGTCACCCGATGCCCGCCGGCTCCGGAGCCTGCCCCCGGGGCTATATAAGGAGCACGGAGCCGGAGCGGAGGGGAGGGGACGGCtgcgggcagcaggagctgaggcggTGCCGGAGGTCGCTGAG ctccttcctccaccGCCACCATGGTGGGTCTGAAGCCCCCCGAGGTGCCCCCCCCGCCCGCCGCCAAGTTCCTCTGCGCCGGCACCGCTGCCTGCATCGCAGatctctgcaccttccccctggaCACCGCCAAAGTGCGGCTGCAG ATCCAAGGCGAGGTGCGGGTCCCGCGGAGCTCCAGCGCGGTGCAGTACCGAGGGGTGCTGGGGTCTTTATTGATGCTCTGGAGTGTCGgagaacacgttcggtggagcgctatgggacgatgactctttggtcaccaatatggttagaggGTCAAGTCCACTTtgtttctgtgatacagtga